From one Salmo salar chromosome ssa09, Ssal_v3.1, whole genome shotgun sequence genomic stretch:
- the LOC106611127 gene encoding BEN domain-containing protein 3 yields MNSSDHGENSDGEKLEREREPIQDIKLETDDCAISETTDGPRRWSLGTSEATSKRTVMDMGCDAHNSELDQSTSSKRVRVSSEAGRRLLRRLSEESTRPQPLCLTSADQEKTIASYRKPLYSISHRITEKKLTSSLDQHAQHEGGVRLSYSSLLSPQLVNTGEHSRSEPLSALGAAGSMSSTDSNLYSLIEKMFFILNTLNSSMTQLHSKVDLLSLEVTRIKKQIKPSELATEFHPPPEYLLTSEELSQLMEQTSNAGELGCRLLVHLFPELLKAKECTRGCIANKRTLDSLHLQLIRNYVEVCYPLVKNNNIWQDECLLQMNDFFNRFWAQKDMESGQQSCGKQIITSFGFKAEQNQPCHFINEEGQEVYLDLDSNGDHTNNNNKVVPDLVFDTQEVREDLDELSAPEDFMFLVNRLFPEVFEEGRFPEGSVGKMILDSDRIEIIRKYMAANFPDVPEDSWLQVCVQRIEDAIEGSHSNGNGSDPENMNDESYDSTSLPDDVSIVKISDLCDYERSGRRSKKSLLVPVDFEQLEMPLPDFSVPQEYLLSREQLRNNYDCSLSIGNFASRLLVLMFPELFTYDNARKHYNCSGSLGKKQLDPVRVDLIRHYVQLLYPRAKNDRVWTLEFVGKLDERCRRRDTEQRRSYQQQRKVYAPELEQEPVDFVAACQVNQLNTERLKDFEIPPLPPEKSSKDFCKIPLEKLTVSIPDFPVPSVYWLSDAEVREIVQQSLSVGNFSARLLVRLFPELFTQENLRLQYNHSGACNKKQLDPVRLRLIRHYVEAVYPVEKMEEVWHYECVPSIDERCRRPNRKKCDILKKAKRSNTVS; encoded by the exons ATGAATTCCTCTGACCATGGGGAAAACTCGGATGGAGAAAAGCTTGAGAGAG AGAGAGAACCCATTCAAGACATCAAGTTGGAGACGGATGACTGTGCTATTAGTGAGACAACTGATGGACCACGAAGATGGTCTCTTGGAACTAGTGAGGCCACCAGCAAACGTACTGTTATGGACATGGGCTGTGACGCTCACAATTCTGAATTGGACCAGTCTACCAGCAGCAAGAGAGTCAGGGTCTCTAGTGAG GCTGGGCGACGCTTACTGAGGAGATTGTCTGAAGAATCCACGAGGCCTCAACCCCTTTGCCTGACATCTGCTGACCAGGAGAAGACTATAGCCTCTTACAGGAAGCCTCTCTACAGCATCTCTCACAGAATCACAGAGAAGAAGCTCACATCAAGCCTTGACCAGCATGCTCAGCATGAGGGAGGAGTGCGGCTAAGCTACAGCAGCCTCTTATCTCCTCAACTGGTCAATACAGGGGAGCACAGCCGAAGTGAACCCCTCTCTGCCCTGGGGGCAGCAGGGTCCATGTCTTCAACAGACTCTAATCTATACTCCCTCATTGAGAAGATGTTTTTCATCCTCAATACGCTCAACTCAAGCATGACCCAACTGCACAGCAAGGTTGATCTACTTTCCCTAGAGGTCACTCGCATCAAGAAACAGATCAAACCCTCTGAGCTGGCGACTGAGTTCCATCCTCCGCCAGAATACCTGTTGACAAGTGAGGAACTGAGTCAGCTGATGGAACAGACATCAAATGCTGGTGAGTTGGGTTGTCGATTGCTGGTACACCTCTTCCCAGAACTTCTTAAAGCCAAGGAGTGCACTCGTGGTTGCATCGCCAACAAAAGAACGTTGGATTCCTTACATCTGCAGCTAATCCGCAACTATGTGGAGGTGTGTTATCCTCTGGTTAAGAACAACAACATTTGGCAGGATGAATGCCTATTACAGATGAATGACTTCTTTAACCGCTTCTGGGCCCAGAAGGATATGGAGAGTGGGCAACAGTCATGTGGGAAACAGATTATTACAAGCTTTGGTTTCAAAGCTGAGCAGAACCAGCCCTGCCATTTTATAAATGAGGAGGGACAAGAAGTGTACCTTGACTTAGATTCCAATGGTGaccacaccaacaacaacaacaaagtagTGCCAGACCTTGTGTTTGACACTCAGGAGGTCCGAGAGGATCTTGATGAGCTTTCTGCCCCTGAAGACTTTATGTTTCTTGTAAACCGACTTTTCCCTGAGGTTTTTGAGGAGGGGAGATTTCCAGAAGGTAGTGTGGGAAAGATGATCCTGGACTCTGACAGGATAGAAATTATCCGTAAATACATGGCAGCAAATTTTCCTGATGTCCCAGAAGATAGTTGGCTGCAGGTGTGTGTGCAGCGCATAGAAGACGCAATAGAGGGTTCTCACAGTAACGGCAATGGCAGCGATCCTGAGAACATGAACGATGAAAGCTATGACTCCACAAGCCTCCCTGACGATGTCTCTATCGTCAAGATCAGTGACTTGTGTGACTACGAGAGATCAGGTCGTAGGTCAAAAAAGTCCTTGCTTGTGCCAGTCGATTTTGAACAACTTGAGATGCCCCTACCAGATTTCAGTGTGCCTCAAGAGTATTTGCTCTCCAGGGAGCAGCTGAGGAACAACTATGACTGTAGCTTGTCAATTGGGAACTTTGCCTCTCGCCTGTTGGTACTTATGTTCCCTGAGCTCTTCACCTATGACAACGCACGGAAGCATTACAACTGTAGTGGCTCTCTCGGGAAGAAACAGCTTGATCCTGTGCGCGTTGACCTTATTCGCCACTACGTACAGCTCCTATATCCACGGGCCAAGAATGACAGAGTGTGGACCCTGGAATTTGTGGGTAAACTGGACGAGCGGTGCAGGCGACGAGACACGGAACAACGGCGGTCGTACCAGCAGCAACGTAAAGTCTATGCTCCTGAGTTGGAGCAAGAGCCTGTGGACTTTGTGGCTGCTTGCCAAGTGAACCAGCTCAACACAGAGCGCTTGAAGGACTTCGAGATTCCTCCACTACCGCCTGAAAAAAGTAGCAAAGACTTCTGCAAGATCCCCCTGGAGAAATTGACGGTGTCAATCCCGGACTTCCCAGTGCCTTCGGTCTACTGGCTCTCTGACGCTGAAGTGCGAGAGATTGTCCAGCAGAGCCTTTCTGTTGGAAACTTTTCTGCCCGTCTACTGGTCCGCCTCTTCCCTGAGCTCTTCACTCAGGAGAACCTGCGACTTCAGTATAACCACTCGGGTGCCTGCAATAAGAAGCAGCTGGATCCTGTGCGTCTCAGGCTCATCCGCCACTACGTAGAGGCCGTGTACCCAGTTGAGAAGATGGAGGAGGTCTGGCATTACGAATGCGTGCCAAGCATAGATGAGCGATGCCGGCGGCCCAACCGTAAGAAGTGTGACATACTGAAGAAGGCCAAGAGATCAAATACTGTGTCCTAG
- the LOC106611126 gene encoding transmembrane protein 151B-like, which produces MSPPASAAAASESSTTTVFEEDTREEQRPLKQSLSKSLCRESFWKCLLLSMLMYGCMGAMVWCHVTKVTRLTFDSAFKGKSMMYHDSPCSDGYIYIPLAFLLMLYLVYLVECWHCNAKSELQHKMDVEGIYERVQRMQQAKPCIWWKAISYHYVRRTRQVTRYRNGDAYTSTQVYHERVNTHVAEADYDYGHCGMKDISKQLLGLEKAPLTKLRFTKCFSFANVESENSYLTQRARFFTDNEGLDDYMEAREGMHLKDINLKECVIVFSEPDHHPWYVSHHVFWAASFLTLSWPLRVFTEYRTAYVHYRVEKLFGADYVPVTPLDERPYSHRIPRVNTIDSTELEWHIRSNQQLVPSYSEAGLMELAQCSSGGFGGFRQNCERCHRAMSSSSVFSRSALSICTGSSPRVGRVPYSGSRFSLGRRYGSRRSCFWRSRSSLDEQLSPSENTRCLSGRLTTDDEDPPDYQDALCFPVLIFHCSENCHNHRSFHRNGSCVETSL; this is translated from the exons ATGTCCCCTCCAGCCTCCGCTGCGGCAGCGAGTGAGAGCAGTACAACCACCGTTTTCGAGGAAGACACCAGAGAAGAG CAGAGGCCCTTGAAGCAATCCCTGAGCAAGTCCCTGTGTAGAGAGAGCTTCTGGAAATGCCTGCTGCTCTCCATGCTCATGTACGGCTGCATGGGAGCCATGGTGTGGTGTCATGTCACCAAGGTGACTCGCCTCACCTTTGACAGTGCCTTCAAAGGGAAGTCCATGATGTACCATGACAGCCCCTGTTCTGACGGATACATCTACATCCCTCTGGCCTTCCTGCTCATGCTCTACCTGGTCTACTTGGTGGAGTGCTGGCACTGCAATGCCAAGAGTGAGCTGCAGCATAAAATGGATGTAGAGGGCATTTATGAACGTGTCCAAAGGATGCAGCAAGCAAAACCCTGCATCTGGTGGAAGGCCATTAGCTACCATTATGTTAGACGGACTCGGCAGGTCACACGCTATCGTAATGGGGACGCCTACACCAGCACACAGGTCTACCACGAACGGGTCAACACCCATGTGGCTGAGGCTGATTATGACTATGGTCACTGTGGGATGAAGGACATCTCAAAACAACTGCTTGGTCTGGAGAAGGCCCCACTCACCAAACTGAGGTTCACCAAGTGCTTTAGTTTTGCTAATGTGGAGTCTGAGAACTCCTACCTCACCCAAAGAGCAAGGTTCTTCACTGACAACGAGGGGCTTGATGACTATATGGAGGCACGGGAGGGGATGCACCTGAAGGACATTAACTTAAAGGAGTGTGTGATTGTGTTTTCTGAACCTGACCACCACCCATGGTATGTGTCTCATCATGTGTTCTGGGCAGCATCCTTCCTCACCTTATCGTGGCCCCTGAGGGTTTTCACAGAGTACCGCACTGCCTACGTCCATTACCGTGTGGAGAAACTCTTCGGGGCGGATTACGTCCCTGTGACGCCTCTCGATGAACGCCCTTACAGCCACCGGATCCCTCGGGTCAACACCATCGACAGCACAGAGCTGGAGTGGCACATCCGTTCTAACCAGCAGTTAGTGCCTAGCTACTCTGAGGCCGGTCTCATGGAACTGGCCCAGTGCTCCTCTGGTGGCTTTGGCGGTTTCAGACAGAACTGTGAGCGCTGTCACCGGGCAATGAGCAGCTCCTCTGTTTTCTCCAGAAGTGCCCTCAGCATATGTACCGGCAGTAGCCCGCGGGTCGGCCGGGTGCCCTACAGTGGCAGCCGCTTCTCCTTGGGCCGGCGCTACGGATCGCGACGCAGCTGTTTCTGGAGGAGTAGAAGCAGTTTGGATGAGCAACTGAGTCCCAGTGAGAACACCCGCTGCCTTTCCGGGCGCCTAACCACTGACGACGAGGACCCCCCAGATtaccaagatgctctctgcttcCCAGTGCTAATTTTTCACTGTAGTGAGAACTGCCACAATCACAGGTCCTTTCATAGGAATGGCTCCTGTGTGGAGACCTCTCTATGA